The following coding sequences are from one Solidesulfovibrio fructosivorans JJ] window:
- a CDS encoding undecaprenyl-diphosphate phosphatase, translated as MTESLAATVLGLVEGATEFLPVSSTGHLILVGHLIGFTGAKADSFDVIIQLGAILAVVVLYWKRFWWLLSPKPLHAFSGPRGLWMLFLTSLPAGLLGLAARKAIKTYLFGPITVAMALAVGALMIFWVESRKKRDRFYTLDEMTPGLALGIGCFQCLALWPGFSRSAATIMGGMLLGAKRGLAAEYSFIAAVPLMFAATLYDFYKSAALFSADDLLILGIGFVVSFISALVAVKGFIVLVKHMSLRPFAWYRLALAATVFFFWPK; from the coding sequence ATGACCGAATCCCTTGCCGCCACCGTCCTTGGCTTAGTCGAGGGAGCGACCGAGTTTTTACCCGTGTCCTCCACCGGCCACCTCATTCTCGTCGGCCATCTCATCGGTTTTACCGGAGCCAAGGCCGACAGCTTCGACGTCATCATCCAGCTCGGAGCCATTCTGGCCGTGGTGGTGCTCTACTGGAAGCGCTTCTGGTGGCTGCTTTCGCCCAAACCGCTCCATGCCTTTTCCGGCCCGCGCGGCTTGTGGATGCTCTTTTTGACCTCGCTGCCGGCCGGGCTTTTGGGGCTGGCCGCGCGCAAGGCCATCAAAACCTATCTGTTCGGGCCGATCACCGTGGCCATGGCCCTGGCCGTGGGCGCGCTCATGATCTTCTGGGTGGAAAGCCGCAAGAAGCGGGACCGCTTTTACACCCTCGACGAGATGACGCCGGGGCTGGCGCTCGGCATCGGCTGCTTCCAGTGCCTGGCCTTGTGGCCGGGTTTTTCGCGCTCGGCTGCCACCATCATGGGCGGCATGCTGCTCGGGGCCAAACGCGGCCTGGCGGCGGAGTATTCCTTCATCGCCGCCGTGCCGCTGATGTTCGCGGCGACGCTCTACGACTTTTACAAGAGCGCGGCCCTTTTTTCCGCCGACGACCTGCTGATTCTGGGGATCGGCTTTGTGGTGTCGTTTATCTCCGCCCTGGTCGCGGTCAAAGGTTTTATCGTGCTCGTCAAGCATATGTCGCTTCGGCCCTTTGCCTGGTACCGGCTGGCCTTGGCGGCGACGGTTTTTTTCTTCTGGCCGAAATAG
- the yihA gene encoding ribosome biogenesis GTP-binding protein YihA/YsxC — MDNATEKTRTELSLALLATAYLTDQIPTVDAPQVALAGRSNVGKSTLVNCLAGRKGLAKISATPGKTRSLNFYMAQAAGYCLVDLPGYGYARCSMAEREKWAKLIDSYLKKTSRLRAVTALVDCRLPPQRLDVELVDWLRARRMPVLVVLTKADKCKQRDREARKKEWRELARPAFPPILFSGKTGLGREALCRVLAEAALSPDPAPYVP; from the coding sequence ATGGACAACGCCACGGAAAAAACTCGTACGGAACTCAGTCTCGCCCTTCTGGCCACCGCCTACCTGACCGACCAGATTCCTACGGTCGACGCGCCCCAGGTCGCCCTGGCCGGTCGATCGAACGTCGGCAAGTCGACGCTGGTCAACTGTCTGGCCGGCCGCAAGGGGCTGGCCAAAATCAGCGCCACGCCGGGCAAGACCCGAAGCCTCAACTTCTACATGGCCCAGGCCGCCGGCTACTGCCTGGTCGACCTGCCGGGCTACGGCTATGCCCGCTGCTCCATGGCCGAGCGGGAAAAATGGGCCAAGCTCATCGATTCCTATCTCAAAAAGACCAGTCGGTTGCGGGCCGTGACCGCCCTGGTCGACTGCCGTCTGCCGCCCCAGCGCCTGGACGTGGAGTTGGTGGACTGGCTGCGGGCCCGGCGCATGCCCGTGCTCGTGGTGCTGACAAAAGCCGACAAATGCAAGCAGCGCGACCGGGAGGCCCGAAAAAAAGAGTGGCGGGAGCTTGCGCGACCCGCCTTCCCGCCGATCCTTTTTTCCGGCAAGACCGGGCTTGGCCGGGAGGCGCTTTGCCGCGTCCTGGCCGAAGCCGCCCTTAGTCCCGACCCGGCTCCTTATGTTCCTTGA
- a CDS encoding type II 3-dehydroquinate dehydratase codes for MRKVRLLVLNGPNLGFIGVRQPEIYGHRTIEDLPEMVREILGESAQRLELQFHQANSEGHCIDRMEQAWKDGLDGIVLNAGAYTHTSLALADCLAWIGIPCVEVHISNIFARTDEPLRHKSMIGRNCIGCIAGFGLTSYALAIIALWRHITENPNFI; via the coding sequence ATGCGCAAGGTCCGATTGCTGGTGTTAAACGGCCCCAATCTCGGGTTTATTGGCGTGCGGCAGCCGGAAATCTACGGCCACCGCACCATCGAGGACTTGCCGGAGATGGTCCGGGAAATCCTTGGCGAAAGCGCCCAGCGCCTGGAATTGCAGTTCCATCAGGCCAACAGCGAGGGCCACTGCATCGACCGGATGGAGCAGGCCTGGAAGGACGGGCTGGACGGCATCGTCTTAAACGCCGGAGCCTACACCCATACGAGCCTTGCCTTGGCCGACTGCCTGGCCTGGATCGGCATCCCCTGCGTCGAGGTGCATATTTCCAACATCTTCGCCCGTACCGACGAGCCGCTGCGCCACAAGAGCATGATCGGGCGCAACTGCATCGGCTGCATCGCCGGCTTCGGGCTGACCAGCTATGCCTTGGCCATCATCGCCCTGTGGCGGCACATCACCGAAAATCCCAACTTCATCTAA
- the efp gene encoding elongation factor P, translating to MLSTTDFRRGLKIEMDGVPYEIVDFLHVKPGKGGAFIRTKLKNMINGRVVENTFRSGEKMVKPDLESKDMQYLYHDGEEFVFMDMESYEQLHVGNDHLGEKGGYLKDGMELKMLLYKGQPLDIDLPASVILEVTDTEPGVKGDTVSGANKPAVLETGISVNVPLFINTGDKIKVDTRTGAYIGRE from the coding sequence ATGCTTTCCACCACCGACTTCCGTCGCGGGCTCAAGATCGAAATGGACGGCGTGCCCTATGAAATCGTCGATTTTTTGCACGTCAAGCCCGGCAAAGGCGGGGCGTTCATTCGCACCAAGCTCAAGAACATGATTAACGGCCGGGTGGTGGAAAACACCTTCCGGTCCGGCGAAAAGATGGTCAAGCCCGACCTCGAGAGCAAGGACATGCAGTACCTCTACCATGACGGCGAGGAGTTCGTGTTCATGGACATGGAGAGCTACGAGCAGTTGCACGTGGGCAACGACCACCTGGGCGAGAAGGGCGGCTATCTGAAAGACGGTATGGAGCTCAAGATGCTGCTCTACAAAGGCCAGCCCCTGGACATCGACCTGCCGGCTTCGGTGATCCTGGAAGTGACCGACACCGAGCCCGGGGTCAAGGGCGACACCGTCAGCGGCGCCAACAAGCCGGCCGTGCTCGAAACGGGCATCTCGGTCAACGTGCCGCTTTTCATCAATACCGGCGACAAGATCAAAGTGGACACCCGCACGGGCGCGTACATTGGCCGGGAGTAA
- a CDS encoding response regulator transcription factor — translation MSPPESPTPVGARQLKILLVDDASPVRNMIKYMLAKEGFYDITEASNGKEALEILKNQKVDLVIADLLMPQISGLELLEKAKEIDSANNIKFIMISGSDSKENIVKAIQLGASYYLLKPISAKVLLRKVITIYLEKS, via the coding sequence ATGTCTCCTCCCGAATCCCCCACCCCTGTCGGGGCTCGACAACTCAAAATTTTACTTGTCGACGATGCTTCTCCTGTGCGCAACATGATAAAATACATGCTCGCAAAAGAAGGGTTTTATGACATCACCGAGGCGTCAAACGGAAAGGAAGCACTCGAAATTTTAAAAAACCAAAAAGTCGATCTCGTCATTGCGGACCTTTTAATGCCTCAAATAAGCGGATTGGAACTATTAGAAAAAGCTAAAGAGATAGACTCTGCTAACAATATTAAATTTATTATGATATCTGGATCAGACAGCAAAGAAAACATTGTTAAAGCTATCCAGCTTGGAGCATCCTATTACCTACTCAAACCTATCTCAGCAAAAGTTCTTTTACGTAAAGTAATCACGATATATCTCGAGAAATCATAA